A stretch of DNA from Streptomyces sp. NBC_01197:
GCGTCGCCGGGTGCACGGCCACCGGGGTGCCGGGCGCGGGACCTTCCGCCCCCTCGCCGTACGCGACCACGGTGCCGACGACCTCGTGGCCCAGCACCATCGGCTCGCGCAGCAGGAAGTCACCGACCCCGCCGTGCCGCCAGTAGTGCAGATCCGAGCCGCACACCCCGCCGTACCGCACCGCGACGACGGCCTCGCCGGGTCCGGCCACCGGCTCGGGCAGCTCGTCGACCCGCAGGTCGTCCACTCCGTGGATCACGCAGCCGCGCATCACAGCACACTCGTCATTCCGCCGTCGACGTACAGGATCTGGCCGCTCACGAAGTCCGCGGCCGGTGAGGCGAGATAGAGCACGCCGCCCACCAGGTCGTCGGTGCGCCCCCAGCGCCCGGCCGGGGTACGGCCGCGCACCCAGGAACTGAACTCGTCGTCCTCCACCAGCGGCCGGGTCAGCTCGGTCTCGATGTAGCCGGGGCCCAGGCCGTTGACCTGGATGCCGTACTGCCCCCAGTCGGCGCACATGCCCTTGGTGAGCATCTTCAGGGCACCTTTGGTGGCCGCGTACGGGGCGATACCGGGGCGCACCACCTCGCTCTGCAGCGAACAGATGTTGATGATCTTCCCGTGGCCGCGGGGAACCATCCGCCGGGCGGCCTCGCGGCCCACCAGGAAGGCGCTGGTGAGGTTGGTGCCGACGATCCGGTGCCAGTCGTCGTCGGCGAAGTCGAGCAGCGGGGCCCGCAGTTGCATCCCGGCGTTGTTGACCAGGATGTCCAGCGGGCCCGCCTGCTCCTCGGCCGCGGCGATCCCGGCTGCGACCGATGGTCCGTCGGTGACGTCGAAGGGGGCGGTGAGTACCGTGCCCCCGGCGTCGGCGAGTCCGGCGGCGGCCGCCTTCAGCCGGCCCTCGTCCCGCCCGTTGATGACGACGGTGCAGCCCGCCTCCAGCAGACCGCGGGCGAGCGCGTGCCCGATGCCGCGGCTGGCCCCGGTGACCAGCGCCGTACGGCCACCGATCTCGAACAGTGGATGTGCCATGAGATGTGTCCTTCTCCCGTACGGGCGGCGGGCTGTACGCCTGGGTCCGCAGCTGGCGCCGCTCCTTGACGGGCAAACGCTGCCTGCCGAGGCACTAGAGGACCAGCGAGAGCAGCAGGATGAAGATCATCGAGACTACCGAGATGATGGTCTCCATCACCGACCAGGTCTTGATCGTCTGGCCGACGTCCATCCCGAAGTACTCCTTCACCAGCCAGAACCCCGCGTCGTTCACATGGCTGAAGAAGAGCGAGCCCGCGCCGACGGCGAGCACCAGCAGTGCCACGTGCGCGGTCGACATGTCCGCGGCGAGCGGCGCGACCAGACCGGCGGCGGAGACCGTCGCCACCGTGGCGGAGCCGGTCGCCAGGCGCATCACCACGGCGATCAGCCAGGCCAGCAGCAGCGCCGGGATCGACCAGTCCTTGGAGAGGTCCAGCACCATCTGACCCACACCGGAGTCGATCAGGGTCTGCTTGAAGCCGCCGCCGGCGCCGACGATCAGCAGCACACTCGCGATCGGGGCGAGCGACTTCTCGACCGTCGCCGACATCCGGCCCTTGCTGAATCCGGCGGCCCGGCCCAGCGTGAACATGGCGACGATCACCGCGGCCAGCAGGGCGATCAGGGGTGAGCCGATGACGTCGAACGCGCGCTGGAGCGTGTCCGTGGGGTTGTCGATCACGATGTCGACGAGCGCCTTGGCCAGCATCAGCACGACGGGCAGTAGCACGGTCGCCACGGTGGCACCGAAACCGGGCCGCTTCTCCAGGTCCTCCGACGGGCGCTGCGGGACCATCCGGTCGGGTGCCTGGATGTCCACCCAGCGGGCCGCGTACCGGGAGAAGACGGGACCGGCGATGATCACGGTCGGAATGGCCACCAGGACACCCAGCGCGAGCGTCACACCGAGGTTGGCGTGCACGGCGGCGATGGCCACCAGCGGACCGGGGTGCGGCGGAATCAGTCCGTGCATCACGGACAGGCCGGCCAGCGCCGGGATACCGATCCGCATCAGCGAGAAGTTGCCGCGCTTGGCGACCAGCAGGACCACCGGGATCAGCAGCACGATGCCGATCTCGAAGAAGAGCGGCAGTCCTACGATCGCCGCGATCAGCACCATCGCCCACGGCATACCGCGCCGGCTCGCCTTCGCGAGGATGGTGTCGACGATCTGGTCGGCGCCGCCGGAGTCCGCGAGGAGCTTGCCGAGTATGGCGCCGAGCGCGATCAGGACACCCACGCTCGCGGTGGTGGAACCGAGGCCCGTGGTGAAACTGGTGATGACCTTGTCGAGCGGAGCACCCGCGACCGCTCCCAGGACGAGCGATCCGATGGTCAGCGACAGGAACGCGTGGAGCTTGGTCTTCGTGATGAGCAGGACGATGACGGCGATGCCCGCGAGGACGGCGATCCCCAGCTGGGCATGGCCGGCCGACGATATCGGCGCTACGTCCGCTGCCAGCATCTCGACACTGAGACTGGACACGGTGGATTCCTTCGGTTCGTGAGGAAGTGGTTCGTCAGGCGGTGAGCGGTGTGCGGTAAGGCGTGACGGTGGTGCTACTCGCCAATGCCGCGCAGTGCGGCCACGGCCCGTCCGGTGATCTCCTCGGGGGTTCCCGAGATGTCGACGGCGGCGCCCGCCTCGTCCCCGCCCAGCGGCTGGAGCGCGGCGAACTGCGAGTCGAGGAGCGCGGTGGGCATGAAGTGCCCCTTGCGCTCCGCCATCCGCTTCTCGATCAGCTCCCGGTCGCCTGTCAGGTGCAGGAAGACGACGCCGGGCGCCTCGGCCCGCAGCCGGTCGCGGTAGGAGCGCTTGAGCGCGGAACAGCTGACGACCCCACCCCGGTCGGCACGCTCGTGCGCCCACCGGCCGATCGCGTCCAGCCAGGGCCACCGGTCGGCGTCCTCAAGGGGCGTCCCGGCCGACATCTTGGCGATGTTCGCCGCGGGATGGAAGTCGTCCCCCTCGGCGTACGGGACGCCCAGTGCGGCGGAGAGCAGCGGACCGATCGTGGTCTTGCTGGTCCCTGCCACGCCCATCAGGACTACGACTCGGGGGGTGGTCATCGGTGGTGCCTCGCTGTCTTCTTCGACATGACTTCGACGGGGCTCAGACTGGATCCGTCGCGCTACTGAAACCCATTAGGTACGACTTATTCAAGAGTCTGTGACCTAAAAGTCATACGTAATAGCTCCGGCGGATGCCCCGTAGGGTGATGCCATGACCACTCAGGGCCCGGGGCTCCACGCCCACGTGCTGGAAAACCTCGGTCCCTCGATCACCTCGGGGGAGTACCCGCCGGGCAGTGTGCTGCGCACCGACGAGCTGGCCCAGCGCTTCGACGTGTCCCGCACCGTGATCCGCGAGGCCGTCCGCGTCCTGGAGTCGATGCACCTGGTGGAGTCGCGGCGCCGGGTCGGCGTGACCGTGCGCCCCACCGAGGAGTGGAATGTCTACGATCCGCAGGTGATCCGGTGGCGGCTGGCCGGCGCCGACCGGTCGAGGCAGCTCCGCTCACTGACCGTCCTGCGGTACTCCGTGGAGCCGGTGGCCGCCGGGCTCGCGGCCCGGCACGCCACCGCCGAGCAGTGCGCCGCCCTCACCGAGCAGGCGCTCGGCATGGTCGCGACGTCCCGCGGCCACCAACTGGCCGCGTACCTGGTGCACGACATCGCCTTCCACCGCCTCGTCCTGCGCGGCTCGGGGAACGAGATGTTCGCCCGGCTCGGCGATGTGGTCGCCGAGGTGCTCGCCGGGCGTACGGAGCACCAGGTGATGTTCGACGACCCCGACCCGGCCGCCGTGACCTTGCATGTGCAGGTGGCGGAGGCCATACGGGAAGGCAATGCGGACCGGGCCGAGGAGCTGACCAGAGAGATCGCGGTCGGCGCCCTGAAGGAGCTCGATGTCCTGGCACCGTGACCGGTGCAGTTCCAAATTTTTTGTGACATAGATTTCATTTCGTTCTCGTGCCCGACGTGTCCCCTTTACGCTGACGCCTTGATCGGCCGCCACCTCCCCCACGTAAGGCGACGCACCCCATGAGCAACCGCACCCTCATTGCGGCAGAACCCTCACCGCACGTCGATGCCGGTGACGAGGGCTACAGCAAAGACCTGAAGTCCCGCCACATCAACATGATCGCCATCGGTGGGGCCATCGGTACCGGCCTCTTCCTCGGCGCCGGCGGCCGGATGGCAGGTGCGGGCCCCTCACTCGCCATCGCCTACGCCGTCTGCGGAGTCTTCGCTTTCTTCGTCGTACGGGCCCTGGGCGAACTCGTCCTGTACCGCCCCTCGTCCGGTGCCTTCGTCAGCTACGCGCGTGAGTTCATGGGCGAGAAGGGCGCCTACACGGCGGGCTGGCTGTACTTCCTCAACTGGTCGACCACCGCCGTCGCCGACATCACGGCCGCCGCCACCTACGCCCACTTCTGGTCGATGTTCAGCTCGGTCCCGCAGTGGGTCTGCGCGCTCGTCGCCCTGGCCGTCGTCCTCGCCGCCAACCTCATCTCGGTGAAGTACTTCGGCGAGACCGAGTTCTGGTTCTCGATCATCAAGGTCACCGCACTGGTGGCCTTCATGTGCATCGGCATCTATTTGGTGGTCACGCAGCACTCGGTCGCCGGGCACACTCCAGGAATCAGCACCATCAGCGCCAACGGGGGCTTCTTCCCCAAGGGCGTGATGCCCATGCTGCTGGTCATCCAGGGCGTCGTCTTCGCCTACGCCTCCGTCGAGCTGTGCGGTGTGGCGGCGGGCGAGACCAAGAACCCCGCGAAGATCATTCCCAAGGCGATCAACTCGATCATGTGGCGGGTCGGTATCTTCTACGTCGGTTCCGTGGTGCTGCTCGCCCTGCTCCTCCCGTACACCGCGTACTCCGACGGCGAGAGCCCCTTCGTCACCGTGCTGTCGAAGGTCGGCGTCCCCGGCGCGGCCGGCGTGATGAACCTGGTCGTCCTGACCGCCGCGCTCTCCAGCCTCAACTCCGGTCTGTACTCCACCGGACGCATCCTGCGCTCGATGGCGCTCGCCGGGTCCGCCCCGCGCTTCACCGGCCGGATGAACAAGGGGCAGGTGCCCTACGGGGGCATCCTGCTCACCGCGGCCTTCGGGGTGCTGGGCGTCGTGCTCAACTACCTGGTCCCCGGCAAGGCCTTCGAGATCGTCCTCAACTTCGCCTCCATCGGCATCCTCGGCACCTGGGGCATGGTCATGCTCTGCTCGCTGCTCTTCTGGCAGCGGTCGAAGGAGGGCAGGGTCACCCGTCCCTCCTACCGGCTGCCGTGGGCGCCGTACACCCAGATCGTCACCCTCTGCTTCCTGGCGGCCGTCGCGTTCCTGATGTGGTGGGGCGGGGGAGTGGGCCGCACCACCGTGGAGTGCCTGCCGCTGATCGCCGCCGCGCTCGTCGGCGGCTGGTTCGTGGTGCGCGGCCGGGTCGCGTCCATCGCCGCCGAGCGTCAGGTCCTGGAGGACTGACAGGGCCTGGAAGACTGAGCCCCCACACCGGCTCGGTTACAGGAAGGCTGTTGACGGCATGACGCAGCAGGTTCAAGGGGTCGTGGCCCCCGGCAGGAACCAACCCGTCCGCGTGGAGACGATCCTGGTCCCGGACCCGGGGCCCGGCGAGGCCGTCGTGCGGATCCAGGCCTGCGGGGTCTGCCACACGGACCTCCACTACAAGCAGGGCGGGATCAACGACGACTTCCCGTTCCTGCTCGGCCATGAGGCCGCCGGCACTGTGGAGTCGGTCGGCGCGGGTGTCACCGATGTCGCCCCCGGCGACTTCGTGATCCTCAACTGGCGTGCTGTGTGCGGCCAGTGCCGGGCCTGTCTGCGCGGCAGGCCGCAGTACTGCTTCGACACGCACAACGCGAAGCAGAAGATGACTCTGACCGACCGGACGGAGCTCTCCCCGGCGCTGGGCATCGGTGCCTTCGCCGAGAAGACCCTGGTCGCCTCAGGCCAGTGCACCAAGGTCGACCCCGCCGTCTCCCCGGCCGTCGCCGGTCTGCTCGGCTGCGGAGTGATGGCGGGGATCGGCGCGGCCATCAACACCGGTCAGGTCGGCCGCGGTGACTCGGTGGCGGTCATCGGCTGCGGCGGCGTCGGTGACGCAGCCGTCGTCGGGGCCAGGCTCGCCGGGGCCGCGAAGATCATCGCGGTCGATATCGACGACAAGAAGCTCAGCACCGCGCGGCGGATGGGCGCCACCCACACCGTCAACTCGCGTACTTCGGACCCGGTCGAGGCGATCCGTGAGCTCACCGGCGGCTTCGGCGCCGATGTGGTGATCGAGGCGGTCGGCCGTCCCGAGACGTACAAACAGGCCTTCTACGCCCGCGACCTGGCGGGCACGGTCGTCCTGGTGGGCGTCCCGACGCCGGAGATGCAGCTGGAACTCCCGCTCCTCGACGTCTTCGGCCGAGGCGGGGCGCTCAAGTCCTCCTGGTACGGGGACTGCCTGCCCTCACGCGACTTCCCGATGCTCATCGATCTGCACCAGCAGGGGCGGATCGACCTCGCCGCGTTCGTCACCGAGACGATCGGGCTCGACGAGGTCGAGAAGGCCTTCGAGCGGATGCACGACGGCGATGTGCTGCGCTCGGTGGTGGAGTTCTGATGGCGGCCCGTATCGACCATCTCGTCACCTCCGGCACGTTCTCGCTCGACGGCGGCAGCTGGGACGTCGACAACAACGTCTGGATCGTCGGCGACGACAGCGAGGCGATCGTCATCGACGCCGCCCATGACGCCGACGCGATCGGGGCCGCCCTCGGTGGCCGTACGCTGCGCGCCATCGTCTGCACGCACGCGCACAACGACCACATCGACGCGGCGCCCGCCCTGGCCGCGGCGACCGGGGCACCCGTCCTGCTGCACCCGGACGATCTGCCGCTGTGGCGGATGACCCACCCCGGCTGCCTCCCTGACGGTGAGCTGAGGGACGGGCAGACCCTGACGGTGGCGGGGACCGCGCTGACGGTGCTGCACACACCGGGTCATGCGCCGGGCGCTGTCTGTCTGTACGCTCCCGGTCTGGCCACGGTCTTCACCGGCGACACGCTGTTCCAGGGCGGCCCCGGCGCGACCGGCCGGTCGTTCTCGGACCACCCGACGATCGTGGCGTCCATCCGGGACCGGCTGCTGACCCTGGACCCGGAGACCGTGGTCCGTACCGGCCACGGCGACTCCACCACGATCGGCGCCGAGGCGCCAGGCCTGCCGGAGTGGCAGGCGCAGGACGGCTGAACCGCCGCGGGTGCTCCCTCCGGAAGGGAAACCGGTCGGAGCACCCCACGGCCTCAGTGCTTGCGGGCGACGCCCACCCAGCCGGGGATCGGCTCGTCACCGGTGACCGGCACCCGCTCACCGAGCTCGGGCCGCCACTCGGCGGCCAGCGAGACCTCTGGGGCGAGGAGTTCGAAGCCCTCGAAGAACCGGGCGGTCTCGGTGCGTGAACGCGGCCGCAGGGTCAGACCGCGGGCCCGGTACATCTCGATGGCCTTCGCCGACCCCTCCGGGTCGAAATCCCCGGTGACATGGGAGAGGACGAGGCAACTGCCCGGCGCCAGCGGCTCCATCAGCCGGTTCACCAGCTCGTACGCGTCCTCGTCGGCGACGAAGTGCAGCAGGGCCACCAGCGAGAGCGCGACCGGCCGGCCGAAGTCCAGGAGCTTCCCCGCCGCCTCCAGGATGGTGGAGGGCTCCCGCGCGTCCGCCTGGATGTAATCGGTCGCGCCCTCGGGAGTCGAGCGCAGCAGCGCCGCGGCGTGCGCCAGCACGATCGGGTCGTTGTCGCAGTAGACGACCCGGGAGTCCGGCGCCGCCCCCTGGGCGATCTGGTGCAGATTGGGTTCGGTCGGTATACCCGTGCCGACGTCCAGGAACTGGCGGATGCCGCTCCCCGCCAGACAGCGGGTCGCGCGGTGCATGAACGCCCGGTTGACCCGCGCCATCTCCCGGCCCCGCGAGTCGAGGGCGAGCAGCTGCTCGGCCATCTGCTGGTCGACTGGATAGTTGTCCTTTCCGCCCAGGAACCAGTCGTACATCCGGGCGGGATGCGGCTTACTGGTGTCGATCTGGATGTGCGCGGGATCTGATCCGGTCATGGGACGCTCCAGTTGGCAGGCCGGCAAGGACGGCGATGACGACGACGCGGTGACAACGACGCACGGACAGCGGGCTACGGGAACGGTGCTGGTCAGGTGAGGAGGAAGTCCGCCTGGCCGGACTTCGCCCCCTGGATGAAAGCGGCGATCTCGCCGGTGGAGTAAATGAGTGCGGGGCCGTCAGGGTCTGCGGACTGGCGTACGGCGACCCTGCCGTCGGCCAGCTTCATGGCCTCGATGCAGTTGCCGCCGTTGCCGCCGCTCCACGGCTTGTGCCAGCCCTCGGCGCCGAGGTCCGCGGCAGGCATGCCGTTGTATATGCGATCCATTTACAGCTCCTTGCGGAAATCCTTGAGGATCTCCTTCGTGCGTTGTGCAGTTGCGGCCTGAGCCGCCATGCGGTCCATGACTTCGAGGTGGGCGGCAACCTCGGGGCGTGCGTCCAGATAGACGGCGCCAGTCAGGTACTCGCTGTAGACCATGTCGGGCAGTTCGGGCATCGCGAAACGGAAGAGGACGAAGGGCCCGTAGGTCCCCGGGTGGTGACCGCTGGAGAACTCCGCGATCTGCAGCGTGACATGCGGCAGGTCGGCGGCTCTCAGGAGCCGGTCGATCTGGCCGCGCATGACGTCGCGGCCGCCCGCGTGCCGCCGCAGTACCGTCTCGTCCATCACGACCCACAGCGTCGGCGCGTCGGGCCGCGTCAGCAGTGACTGCCGCTCCATCCGCAGCGCGACGTGCCGCTCGATGTCCTCGGGACTGGTCTCGCCGACGGCGCCGCTCATCATGATCGCGCGCGCGTACTCCTCGGTCTGCAGCACGCCGGGCACGAAGTGCGGCTCGTACTGCCTGATGAGCGAGGCAGCACCCTCCAGGCTGACGTACATGCTGAACCAGTCGGGCAGGATCCCGTGGAACCGCTGCCACCAGCCGGGCTGGTTGGCCTCCTCGGTGAGTTCGACGAAGGCGTCGGTCTCGGCCTCGTTGATCCCGTACGCCTTCAGCAGTAACTGCACATAGGGGATCTTCAGCGCCACCTCGGCGGTCTCCATCCGGCGGATGGTGGCCTGGGCGACCCTGAGCACCTTGGCAGCCTGTTCGCGACTCAGGCCGGCTCGCTCGCGCAGTTCTTGCAGACGCTTGCCGAGCACGACCTGGCCAACGGTCGGGGCGGACCGCGGCTCACTCAACTGAGACCTCCACTTGGGCAGTTGTCGAGCAGTCTGCCATGCCCGCCCCATCCGTGAAACGCCACTCTGAACTTTGCAAAGTGCCTCTTGCCAAGGTGTCGGTTACGGAGGACAGTAGACGCGTGAACCAGTTCACGCGACTGGCGCATACCCATGGGGGATGGTGTGGCAGTCGCGGTACCCCCACCGTGA
This window harbors:
- a CDS encoding SDR family oxidoreductase, with the protein product MAHPLFEIGGRTALVTGASRGIGHALARGLLEAGCTVVINGRDEGRLKAAAAGLADAGGTVLTAPFDVTDGPSVAAGIAAAEEQAGPLDILVNNAGMQLRAPLLDFADDDWHRIVGTNLTSAFLVGREAARRMVPRGHGKIINICSLQSEVVRPGIAPYAATKGALKMLTKGMCADWGQYGIQVNGLGPGYIETELTRPLVEDDEFSSWVRGRTPAGRWGRTDDLVGGVLYLASPAADFVSGQILYVDGGMTSVL
- a CDS encoding GntP family permease, with protein sequence MSSLSVEMLAADVAPISSAGHAQLGIAVLAGIAVIVLLITKTKLHAFLSLTIGSLVLGAVAGAPLDKVITSFTTGLGSTTASVGVLIALGAILGKLLADSGGADQIVDTILAKASRRGMPWAMVLIAAIVGLPLFFEIGIVLLIPVVLLVAKRGNFSLMRIGIPALAGLSVMHGLIPPHPGPLVAIAAVHANLGVTLALGVLVAIPTVIIAGPVFSRYAARWVDIQAPDRMVPQRPSEDLEKRPGFGATVATVLLPVVLMLAKALVDIVIDNPTDTLQRAFDVIGSPLIALLAAVIVAMFTLGRAAGFSKGRMSATVEKSLAPIASVLLIVGAGGGFKQTLIDSGVGQMVLDLSKDWSIPALLLAWLIAVVMRLATGSATVATVSAAGLVAPLAADMSTAHVALLVLAVGAGSLFFSHVNDAGFWLVKEYFGMDVGQTIKTWSVMETIISVVSMIFILLLSLVL
- a CDS encoding gluconokinase; its protein translation is MTTPRVVVLMGVAGTSKTTIGPLLSAALGVPYAEGDDFHPAANIAKMSAGTPLEDADRWPWLDAIGRWAHERADRGGVVSCSALKRSYRDRLRAEAPGVVFLHLTGDRELIEKRMAERKGHFMPTALLDSQFAALQPLGGDEAGAAVDISGTPEEITGRAVAALRGIGE
- a CDS encoding FadR/GntR family transcriptional regulator; this translates as MTTQGPGLHAHVLENLGPSITSGEYPPGSVLRTDELAQRFDVSRTVIREAVRVLESMHLVESRRRVGVTVRPTEEWNVYDPQVIRWRLAGADRSRQLRSLTVLRYSVEPVAAGLAARHATAEQCAALTEQALGMVATSRGHQLAAYLVHDIAFHRLVLRGSGNEMFARLGDVVAEVLAGRTEHQVMFDDPDPAAVTLHVQVAEAIREGNADRAEELTREIAVGALKELDVLAP
- a CDS encoding amino acid permease, translating into MSNRTLIAAEPSPHVDAGDEGYSKDLKSRHINMIAIGGAIGTGLFLGAGGRMAGAGPSLAIAYAVCGVFAFFVVRALGELVLYRPSSGAFVSYAREFMGEKGAYTAGWLYFLNWSTTAVADITAAATYAHFWSMFSSVPQWVCALVALAVVLAANLISVKYFGETEFWFSIIKVTALVAFMCIGIYLVVTQHSVAGHTPGISTISANGGFFPKGVMPMLLVIQGVVFAYASVELCGVAAGETKNPAKIIPKAINSIMWRVGIFYVGSVVLLALLLPYTAYSDGESPFVTVLSKVGVPGAAGVMNLVVLTAALSSLNSGLYSTGRILRSMALAGSAPRFTGRMNKGQVPYGGILLTAAFGVLGVVLNYLVPGKAFEIVLNFASIGILGTWGMVMLCSLLFWQRSKEGRVTRPSYRLPWAPYTQIVTLCFLAAVAFLMWWGGGVGRTTVECLPLIAAALVGGWFVVRGRVASIAAERQVLED
- a CDS encoding S-(hydroxymethyl)mycothiol dehydrogenase produces the protein MTQQVQGVVAPGRNQPVRVETILVPDPGPGEAVVRIQACGVCHTDLHYKQGGINDDFPFLLGHEAAGTVESVGAGVTDVAPGDFVILNWRAVCGQCRACLRGRPQYCFDTHNAKQKMTLTDRTELSPALGIGAFAEKTLVASGQCTKVDPAVSPAVAGLLGCGVMAGIGAAINTGQVGRGDSVAVIGCGGVGDAAVVGARLAGAAKIIAVDIDDKKLSTARRMGATHTVNSRTSDPVEAIRELTGGFGADVVIEAVGRPETYKQAFYARDLAGTVVLVGVPTPEMQLELPLLDVFGRGGALKSSWYGDCLPSRDFPMLIDLHQQGRIDLAAFVTETIGLDEVEKAFERMHDGDVLRSVVEF
- a CDS encoding MBL fold metallo-hydrolase, giving the protein MAARIDHLVTSGTFSLDGGSWDVDNNVWIVGDDSEAIVIDAAHDADAIGAALGGRTLRAIVCTHAHNDHIDAAPALAAATGAPVLLHPDDLPLWRMTHPGCLPDGELRDGQTLTVAGTALTVLHTPGHAPGAVCLYAPGLATVFTGDTLFQGGPGATGRSFSDHPTIVASIRDRLLTLDPETVVRTGHGDSTTIGAEAPGLPEWQAQDG
- a CDS encoding SAM-dependent methyltransferase, whose protein sequence is MTGSDPAHIQIDTSKPHPARMYDWFLGGKDNYPVDQQMAEQLLALDSRGREMARVNRAFMHRATRCLAGSGIRQFLDVGTGIPTEPNLHQIAQGAAPDSRVVYCDNDPIVLAHAAALLRSTPEGATDYIQADAREPSTILEAAGKLLDFGRPVALSLVALLHFVADEDAYELVNRLMEPLAPGSCLVLSHVTGDFDPEGSAKAIEMYRARGLTLRPRSRTETARFFEGFELLAPEVSLAAEWRPELGERVPVTGDEPIPGWVGVARKH
- a CDS encoding DUF397 domain-containing protein, coding for MDRIYNGMPAADLGAEGWHKPWSGGNGGNCIEAMKLADGRVAVRQSADPDGPALIYSTGEIAAFIQGAKSGQADFLLT
- a CDS encoding helix-turn-helix domain-containing protein, coding for MSEPRSAPTVGQVVLGKRLQELRERAGLSREQAAKVLRVAQATIRRMETAEVALKIPYVQLLLKAYGINEAETDAFVELTEEANQPGWWQRFHGILPDWFSMYVSLEGAASLIRQYEPHFVPGVLQTEEYARAIMMSGAVGETSPEDIERHVALRMERQSLLTRPDAPTLWVVMDETVLRRHAGGRDVMRGQIDRLLRAADLPHVTLQIAEFSSGHHPGTYGPFVLFRFAMPELPDMVYSEYLTGAVYLDARPEVAAHLEVMDRMAAQAATAQRTKEILKDFRKEL